The nucleotide sequence TCGCTTCCACTTTAATGAACGGAGCACCTGTAAGTTTGGCAATTCTTCTTGCGATCTCGGTTTTTCCGACACCCGTCGGCCCAATCATCAGAATATTTTTCGGAACAACTTCATCGCGGAGATTTTCAGACAGTCTGCTTCTGCGGTAGCGGTTTCTCAATGCGACTGCTACAGCTTTCTTAGCGTCCTTTTGTCCAACGATATACTGATCCAGTTTTTCAACCGTTTGTCTTGGCGTTAATTCTTTCATTGATCAGGACTCCCCTCTTTATAGTTCTTCGACTATGATATTCAGGTTTGTATAAACACAGATTTCGCCTGCCATTTGAAGGGCAGCCTGGGCGATTTCTTTTGCTGAAAGTGTTTCCCCGGAGTAGCGTTTGAGCGCTCTTCCTGCTGAGAGGGCATAATTCCCTCCGGAACCGATGGCAAGAATGCCGTCATCAGGCTCAATAACCTCACCTGTACCGGAAATGAGAAGCAGATCTTCCTCATTCATGACAATCAGCATAGCTTCAAGCTTTCTGAGGACTTTATCGCTTCTCCATTCTTTTGCAAGCTCAACAGCTGCACGCTGAAGATTTCCATTGTATTCCTCAAGCTTTCCCTCAAACATTTCAAACAAGGTAAAAGCATCTGCTACAGATCCCGCAAAGCCGGCAATTACCTTGCCGTTAAAAAGCTTTCTTACTTTTTTGGCTGTATGCTTCATAACGACCGCATTT is from Bacillus sp. FSL H8-0547 and encodes:
- the hslV gene encoding ATP-dependent protease subunit HslV → MSQFHATTIFAVQHNGKCAMAGDGQVTFGNAVVMKHTAKKVRKLFNGKVIAGFAGSVADAFTLFEMFEGKLEEYNGNLQRAAVELAKEWRSDKVLRKLEAMLIVMNEEDLLLISGTGEVIEPDDGILAIGSGGNYALSAGRALKRYSGETLSAKEIAQAALQMAGEICVYTNLNIIVEEL